DNA from uncultured Cohaesibacter sp.:
CGTTCGACGACGCTGTCATCTTCCATGTCGATCATGATGCAATGCTGTCCGGAACGCCCCTTCACCGCACTTTGCAGAGCTGCTGCCATCGGTCGATAGGCCGAGGCTCCAAGGCTCCAGTCGATCGAGCAGCCGACCTGAGTCGGGTCGACCGAGATGTGGCCCTCGATTGTCACCTTGCCAAGCATCCCGATCAACCTTTGCAAGGCCGAGAGATTTTCTTCCACCAGTTCTCTGGTGTCGACATACTCACCCAGATAGAAGAATGAGCTCTTGATCCCCTGATCGGCCAGAACTGCTGCACGGTCGATGGCCTCAATGGCATTGGCGCCGCCGACATAGCGCTTTGCCAGTTCGGTCGTGCTCCGATTGCTCTGCATGAAACGTTTGATCGTCTGCGATCGCGCAAGCGCAATCATCCCGATCTGCCAGGCTCTTCTCAATTTGCTATCCCCCAATCGTAGCAAAACGGAAAGATAGTGTCGCAAATTGGACAGTCTTGCAAGCGTGTCCTCAATCCATAAGCATGAAAAGTTGCAAGGACTTGCTAGAGGTTGAAGTAGGTTTTGACCCCCGAGAGGCAATTCTCCATCGCCACTGCAGCAAGGATCATGCCCATCACTCGACTGATGACGCTGGCCGCATTGTCACTGATCATCCTGTGCGCAGCAGTCGCCACCAGCATCAACGCAAGCGTAATCAGGACGACCATGAGCATGAGGCCCGTCGTCACGATCTGGTGGGGGATGGTGTAGCGCGAATTGTCCGTGAGCAGAACCGCTGCCAGCATGGCGCCGGGGCTTGCAATCGAGGGGATCGCCAGCGGGAAGACAGCTACATTCTTGGCATGTTCGATGTGGAGTTCTTCCTCGGGCTTGCTTTCGCCGAAGATCATCGACAGCGCAAACAGGAACAGCACCACCCCGCCGGATATCTGAAACGCGGGCAGGGGGATTTGCAGAGCTTCAAGAATGATCTCGCCACAGACCACAAAGAAGCACAACACAATCGCTGCAACCAGACTGGCCTTGAGGGCGACAATCCGTTGAGCTCTCGGGCCGAGCTTTGCCGTCAGGGCAATAAAGACTGGCAAGGTTCCGATCGGGTCAACAACGGCGAAGAAGCTGACGAAGGTCGAAATCATCCACGATGATGCAAAGTCCATAGAGAGGGGTCCAGTCCCGGATCAGGCTTTTGTGCCGCCAACAGTGATGCCATCAAGACGCAGGGTCGGCTGACCCACACCAACCGGAACGCCCTGCCCCTGTTTGCCACAGGTGCCGATGCCGGTATCCAGCTCCATGTCGTTGCCGATCATCGAGATCCGTTTCATGGCTTCAGGTCCGTTGCCTATGAGGGTCGCACCCTTGACCGGAGCACCGACCTT
Protein-coding regions in this window:
- a CDS encoding MarC family protein, translating into MDFASSWMISTFVSFFAVVDPIGTLPVFIALTAKLGPRAQRIVALKASLVAAIVLCFFVVCGEIILEALQIPLPAFQISGGVVLFLFALSMIFGESKPEEELHIEHAKNVAVFPLAIPSIASPGAMLAAVLLTDNSRYTIPHQIVTTGLMLMVVLITLALMLVATAAHRMISDNAASVISRVMGMILAAVAMENCLSGVKTYFNL